A single window of Amphiura filiformis chromosome 17, Afil_fr2py, whole genome shotgun sequence DNA harbors:
- the LOC140137088 gene encoding uncharacterized protein, with product MTWPLGTAEDLEVDDIINLLNFCLSTTYFVFREKYYQQKDGCAMGSPCSPLVANAYMEYFEKRALSSAPHPPRMWVRYVDDTFCVIKTSHVDEFTDHINSQDNNIKFTREEEEDGQLPFLDTLIVRASDGSVKVKIFRKPTHTDQYLSFASHHPLEHKLSVIKTLLYRSEIVTDPEDRAEEIEHVKGALRNCGYRDWTFFRAQEKREKSASQDEPDSETSRGFTITLPYLEGT from the exons ATGACTTG GCCTTTAGGGACAGCGGAAGATCTAGAGGTGGACGACATCAtcaatctcttgaacttttgcttGAGCACGACATATTTTGTGTTCAGAGAGAAATACTACCAACAGAAGGATGGATGTGCAATGGGCAGTCCTTGCAGTCCGCTGGTGGCCAACGCGTATATGGAGTATTTTGAAAAGCGAGCTTTGTCATCCGCTCCTCATCCACCACGCATGTGGGTTCGCTATGTCGACGACACATTCTGCGTTATAAAAACTTCGCACGTGGATGAATTTACAGATCACATAAATTCGCAAGATAATAACATTAAGTTCACcagagaggaagaggaagacgggCAACTTCCTTTCCTAGACACTCTGATCGTGCGGGCTAGCGATGGCAGTGTGAAGGTCAAGATCTTTAGAAAACCAACTCACACTGACCAGTATTTAAGTTTTGCTTCCCATCACCCACTGGAGCACAAATTAAGTGTGATCAAGACATTGCTTTATAGGAGTGAAATTGTTACGGATCCGGAGGATAGagctgaggaaattgaacacgtaAAAGGAGCGCTCCGAAACTGCGGTTATCGCGACTGGACCTTTTTCAGAGCCCAGGAGAAGCGTGAAAAATCAGCTTCACAGGACGAACCGGATAGTGAAACTTCCAGGGGGTTCACAATAACTTTACCCTACTTGGAAGGAACTTAG